The following proteins are co-located in the Rhodococcus opacus B4 genome:
- a CDS encoding aspartate kinase encodes MALVVQKYGGSSVATAERIRRVAERIVETKKAGNDVVVVVSAMGDTTDELLDLAQQVCPAPPAREMDMLLTSGERISNSLVAMAIHSLGAEARSFTGSQAGVITTGAHGNAKIIDVTPGRVRDALDEGSIVLVAGFQGVSQDSKDVTTLGRGGSDTTAVALAAALEADVCEIYTDVDGIFTADPRIVPDAQRLETVSFEEMLELAACGAKVLMLRCVEYARRYNVPVHVRSSYTTKPGTIVSGSMEDIPVEEAIITGVAHDRGESKITVVGLPDTPGYAAQVFRAVAEAEINIDMVLQNISKVETGKTDITFTLPTADGPRAVEKLTKLQGDIGFTQVLFDDHIGKVSLVGAGMKSHPGVTATFCEALAKAGVNIDLISTSEIRISVLVKDVELDKAVKAIHDAFELGGDEEAVVHAGTGR; translated from the coding sequence GTGGCTCTCGTCGTCCAGAAGTACGGCGGATCCTCGGTGGCAACCGCCGAGAGAATCCGACGAGTGGCTGAACGGATCGTCGAGACCAAGAAGGCCGGCAACGATGTCGTCGTCGTGGTTTCAGCGATGGGGGACACCACCGATGAGCTGCTAGATCTGGCTCAGCAGGTGTGCCCAGCCCCACCCGCCCGCGAAATGGACATGCTGCTGACCTCCGGTGAGCGCATTTCCAATTCTCTCGTCGCAATGGCAATTCATTCGCTCGGTGCGGAGGCCCGTTCGTTCACGGGCTCGCAGGCGGGCGTCATCACCACCGGTGCTCACGGCAACGCCAAGATCATCGACGTCACACCGGGCCGCGTCCGGGATGCGCTCGACGAGGGCTCGATCGTCCTCGTCGCCGGGTTCCAGGGCGTCAGCCAGGACAGCAAGGACGTGACGACCCTCGGGCGCGGCGGTTCGGACACCACCGCGGTGGCCCTTGCAGCGGCCCTCGAGGCCGACGTCTGCGAGATCTACACCGACGTCGACGGCATCTTCACTGCCGACCCGCGCATCGTTCCCGACGCGCAGCGGCTCGAGACGGTGTCGTTCGAGGAGATGCTCGAACTCGCGGCGTGCGGCGCGAAGGTGCTCATGCTCCGCTGCGTCGAGTACGCCCGCCGATACAACGTGCCTGTGCACGTCCGTTCGTCATACACGACCAAGCCGGGCACCATCGTGTCCGGATCGATGGAGGACATCCCCGTGGAAGAGGCAATCATCACCGGAGTCGCGCACGATCGCGGCGAGTCCAAGATCACCGTCGTCGGCCTGCCCGACACCCCGGGTTACGCCGCGCAGGTCTTCCGCGCGGTCGCCGAGGCGGAGATCAACATCGACATGGTGCTGCAGAACATCTCGAAGGTCGAGACCGGCAAGACGGACATCACGTTCACCCTGCCGACGGCCGACGGCCCGCGGGCGGTCGAGAAGCTGACCAAGCTGCAGGGCGACATCGGCTTCACACAGGTGCTGTTCGACGACCACATCGGCAAGGTGTCGCTCGTCGGCGCAGGCATGAAGAGCCACCCGGGCGTCACCGCGACGTTCTGTGAGGCGCTCGCGAAGGCCGGCGTCAACATCGACCTCATCTCCACGTCGGAGATCCGCATCTCGGTGCTCGTCAAGGACGTGGAGCTGGACAAGGCCGTGAAGGCGATCCACGATGCATTCGAGCTCGGCGGCGACGAAGAAGCTGTCGTGCACGCAGGAACGGGACGGTAA
- a CDS encoding aspartate-semialdehyde dehydrogenase, which translates to MTTIAVVGATGQVGIVMRTLLEERNFPADKVRFFASARSAGKKLPFRGEEIVVEDASATSDEDLKGIDIALFSAGATLSREQAPRFAAAGATVVDNSSAFRKDPDVPLVVSEVNPEQAKNPPKGIIANPNCTTMAAMPVLKVLHDEAGLQRLIVSSYQAVSGSGIAGVEELVGQARAVIGDAEKLVHDGGAVDFPAPNKYVAPIAFNVLPLAGSIVDDGSGETDEDQKLRNESRKILGLPDLLVSGTCVRVPVITGHSLSINAEFERPLSVERAQEILAKAPGVQLVDVPTPLQAAGSDPSLVGRIRQDPGVPEGRGLALFVSGDNLRKGAALNTIQIAELLV; encoded by the coding sequence ATGACCACCATCGCTGTCGTCGGTGCGACCGGACAGGTCGGCATCGTCATGCGCACCCTCCTCGAGGAACGCAATTTCCCCGCGGACAAGGTGCGGTTCTTCGCCTCCGCGCGGTCGGCGGGCAAGAAGCTGCCGTTCCGCGGCGAGGAGATCGTCGTCGAGGACGCGTCCGCGACGTCCGACGAAGACCTGAAGGGCATCGACATCGCCTTGTTCTCGGCCGGTGCGACGCTGTCCCGTGAGCAGGCCCCGCGGTTCGCGGCGGCCGGCGCCACCGTGGTCGACAACTCTTCGGCGTTCCGCAAGGACCCCGACGTTCCGCTGGTCGTCAGCGAGGTCAACCCGGAGCAGGCGAAGAACCCACCGAAGGGCATCATCGCCAACCCCAACTGCACCACGATGGCCGCGATGCCGGTGCTGAAGGTCCTGCACGACGAGGCCGGTCTGCAGCGCCTCATCGTGTCGAGCTACCAGGCCGTGTCCGGCAGCGGCATCGCCGGTGTCGAGGAGCTGGTGGGCCAGGCCCGCGCCGTCATCGGCGACGCGGAGAAGCTGGTGCACGACGGCGGCGCCGTCGACTTCCCGGCCCCGAACAAGTACGTCGCACCGATCGCGTTCAACGTCCTGCCGCTGGCCGGCTCGATCGTCGACGACGGCAGCGGTGAGACGGACGAGGACCAGAAGCTCCGCAACGAGAGCCGCAAGATCCTCGGCCTGCCCGACCTTCTGGTGTCGGGCACGTGCGTGCGCGTCCCCGTCATCACCGGGCACTCGCTGTCGATCAACGCCGAGTTCGAGCGACCGCTGTCGGTGGAACGCGCGCAGGAAATCCTGGCGAAGGCTCCCGGGGTGCAGCTGGTGGACGTCCCCACCCCGCTCCAGGCCGCGGGCAGCGACCCGTCGCTGGTCGGCCGCATCCGGCAGGATCCGGGTGTGCCGGAGGGCCGCGGCCTCGCGCTGTTCGTGTCCGGCGACAACCTGCGTAAGGGCGCCGCCCTCAACACCATTCAGATCGCCGAACTGCTGGTCTGA
- a CDS encoding alpha/beta hydrolase family protein gives MRVVGVAVTAVLLLLAGASEVSAQPPGILLSQDDLPVATVPAQAGDSVRVRYSTLRTATATGESTGSIFLPRGDPPAGGWPVVSYAHGTVGVADQCAPSVAGFNYVELPAIEQWLAAGYAVAATDYAGIGTAGVNAYLDGPAAAANAVDVVLAAHEVYGDVLADRWIVAGLSQGGQATYFAAREATARAPALDFRGAVAVAAPTHLERLFPAAGPAIPALPTSGIVNYALLTLAGIDDQRPEVGIRRYLSPKGIELMELAKVTCSREIGRYLLAHPTSVGDLFVAPLWNDQFRELFREMQQVPVDGFDRPLRVVHSLSDASVPIPLTWAQLAEMRQHGVNVEFQQLVGEDHRGSLMASMPESLAFAARVLSPR, from the coding sequence ATGAGAGTGGTCGGGGTCGCGGTGACGGCGGTCCTGCTGCTGCTCGCGGGCGCGAGCGAAGTCTCCGCGCAGCCGCCCGGAATCCTGCTGTCGCAGGACGATCTGCCCGTCGCCACGGTTCCCGCCCAGGCGGGCGACAGCGTCCGGGTGCGGTACTCCACCCTGCGCACCGCGACCGCGACCGGTGAGTCCACGGGATCGATCTTCCTTCCCCGCGGCGACCCGCCCGCCGGCGGCTGGCCGGTGGTGTCCTACGCCCACGGCACGGTCGGGGTCGCCGACCAGTGCGCACCGTCCGTCGCCGGGTTCAACTACGTCGAACTGCCCGCGATCGAGCAGTGGCTTGCGGCCGGGTATGCCGTCGCCGCAACGGATTACGCGGGCATCGGCACAGCTGGCGTCAACGCGTACCTGGACGGTCCCGCGGCCGCCGCGAACGCCGTCGACGTCGTCCTGGCCGCGCACGAGGTGTACGGCGACGTGCTCGCCGACCGGTGGATCGTCGCCGGACTGTCGCAGGGCGGGCAGGCGACCTACTTCGCCGCCCGCGAGGCCACCGCGCGGGCACCCGCGCTCGACTTTCGCGGCGCCGTGGCCGTGGCCGCGCCGACGCACCTCGAGCGGCTCTTCCCGGCCGCGGGTCCGGCCATACCGGCTCTGCCGACCAGCGGAATCGTGAACTATGCGTTGCTGACTCTCGCCGGTATCGACGACCAGCGTCCCGAGGTCGGCATTCGGCGGTACCTGTCGCCGAAGGGGATCGAATTGATGGAACTGGCGAAGGTGACGTGCAGCCGGGAAATCGGCCGGTACCTGCTCGCCCATCCCACTTCGGTCGGGGACCTGTTCGTCGCGCCTCTGTGGAACGACCAGTTCCGGGAGCTGTTCCGGGAGATGCAGCAGGTGCCCGTCGACGGATTCGACCGTCCCCTGCGGGTGGTGCACAGTCTGTCCGACGCGTCGGTGCCGATTCCGCTGACGTGGGCCCAGCTCGCCGAGATGCGGCAGCACGGGGTGAACGTCGAATTCCAGCAACTCGTCGGCGAGGACCATCGCGGGTCGCTGATGGCCTCGATGCCGGAGTCCCTCGCCTTCGCGGCGCGCGTGCTGTCCCCCAGGTGA
- a CDS encoding GAP family protein: MGSVIGELLPLAVGVAISPIPIIAVILMLLSKRAGGASAGFGVGWILGIVVATGIFVLLAGSVDTSGSDGPSATVSWVKVVLGVLLLVLAGRQWRSRNADAEPPKWMQAIDDLNFVKSTGLGFALAAINPKNLLLCVSAGVGIGTAGVSAGEQVVALVVYVVLAGSTVLVPVVAYAVAADRMRGTLDSLKVWLQANNAAVMSVLLLVMGAVVLGKGFGGVF; encoded by the coding sequence ATGGGCTCAGTCATCGGAGAACTGTTACCGCTCGCCGTGGGTGTCGCGATCTCGCCGATACCGATCATCGCCGTCATCCTGATGTTGCTGTCGAAGCGTGCGGGCGGGGCGAGCGCGGGCTTCGGTGTCGGCTGGATCCTGGGCATCGTCGTCGCGACCGGCATCTTCGTGCTCCTCGCCGGCAGCGTCGACACCTCCGGCTCCGACGGTCCGTCCGCGACGGTCTCGTGGGTGAAAGTCGTTCTCGGTGTGCTGCTGCTCGTGCTTGCGGGGCGGCAGTGGCGCAGCCGCAATGCCGACGCGGAACCCCCGAAGTGGATGCAGGCGATCGACGACCTCAACTTCGTGAAGTCCACGGGACTCGGATTCGCGCTGGCGGCGATCAACCCCAAGAACCTGCTGCTCTGCGTGTCCGCGGGCGTCGGGATCGGCACCGCCGGGGTGAGCGCCGGCGAGCAGGTGGTGGCCCTGGTCGTGTATGTCGTGCTGGCCGGATCGACCGTCCTCGTTCCGGTGGTCGCGTACGCCGTCGCCGCCGACAGAATGCGCGGGACCCTCGACAGCCTCAAGGTCTGGCTGCAGGCCAACAACGCCGCGGTGATGAGCGTGCTGCTACTCGTGATGGGCGCCGTCGTTCTCGGGAAGGGTTTCGGCGGCGTTTTCTGA
- a CDS encoding formylglycine-generating enzyme family protein, whose translation MTRAVPKNMAWIPGGTFWMGSEDFYPEERPVHQVTVDGFWMDSHQVTVAEFRRFVKDTGHVTTAEIAPDPAQYPGADPALLVPGSLVFTPTPGPVPLDDFTRWWSFTPGADWRHPEGPGSNVGGRERHPVTHVSWFDARAYAEWAGKDLPTEAEWEFAARGGLDRKPFVWGDEHEPGGRPGGNVWQGQFPWENLLEDGFAGTSPVGHFRSNGYGLGDMAGNVWEWTTDYFTADHSAGGKNVAPASSCCIPANPRIDTAAAPDPHEPYARRVIKGGSHLCAPNYCLRYRPAARQGDTEETSTCHIGFRCIVRP comes from the coding sequence ATGACGCGTGCAGTTCCGAAGAACATGGCATGGATTCCCGGGGGCACCTTCTGGATGGGTTCGGAGGACTTCTACCCCGAGGAACGCCCCGTCCACCAGGTGACGGTCGACGGGTTCTGGATGGACTCACACCAGGTCACCGTCGCCGAGTTCCGGCGGTTCGTGAAGGACACCGGGCACGTCACGACCGCCGAGATCGCCCCCGACCCCGCCCAGTACCCGGGTGCGGATCCGGCTCTGCTCGTGCCCGGTTCGCTGGTGTTCACCCCGACCCCCGGCCCCGTGCCGCTCGACGACTTCACCCGCTGGTGGTCGTTCACGCCGGGCGCGGACTGGCGGCACCCGGAGGGTCCGGGCAGCAACGTCGGCGGACGCGAACGTCATCCCGTCACGCACGTGTCGTGGTTCGACGCCCGCGCCTACGCGGAGTGGGCGGGCAAGGACCTGCCGACCGAGGCCGAATGGGAGTTCGCGGCCCGCGGCGGCCTGGACCGGAAGCCGTTCGTGTGGGGCGACGAACACGAACCGGGTGGCAGGCCCGGCGGAAACGTGTGGCAGGGGCAGTTCCCGTGGGAGAACCTGCTCGAGGACGGCTTCGCCGGGACGTCGCCCGTCGGCCATTTCCGGTCCAACGGTTACGGACTCGGCGACATGGCCGGCAACGTGTGGGAATGGACCACTGACTACTTCACCGCCGACCACTCCGCGGGCGGCAAGAACGTGGCGCCGGCGAGTTCGTGCTGCATTCCGGCGAACCCCCGCATCGACACCGCGGCCGCCCCGGACCCGCACGAACCCTATGCGCGCCGCGTGATCAAGGGCGGCTCGCATCTCTGCGCGCCCAACTACTGCCTCCGCTACCGGCCCGCGGCCCGGCAGGGTGACACCGAGGAGACGTCGACCTGTCACATCGGGTTCCGGTGCATCGTCCGCCCGTGA
- a CDS encoding TetR/AcrR family transcriptional regulator: MLGVTPDTAVVKPTRTQAERTAAMRTKLLDAAVDSLVELGYARTTTQGIARRAGVSRGAQLHHFPTKESLVVAAVEHLVDKRMEEILAAEVDAGRGVEVLADAFSGPLFYAALELWVAARTDPVLFEATVPLERKVTDALRRGSAEVFGDRFDSDAIELSIELVRGLAVSALFRTPEAEQSLRARLLPVWESKVEKS; the protein is encoded by the coding sequence GTGCTGGGTGTGACACCTGACACAGCAGTAGTCAAACCGACCCGCACGCAGGCCGAGCGGACCGCGGCGATGCGCACGAAGCTGCTCGACGCGGCCGTCGACTCCCTGGTCGAGCTCGGATACGCCCGCACCACGACGCAGGGCATCGCGCGGCGGGCCGGGGTGTCGCGCGGAGCGCAGCTGCACCATTTCCCGACGAAGGAGTCGCTGGTGGTGGCCGCGGTGGAACATCTCGTGGACAAGCGGATGGAGGAGATCCTCGCCGCCGAAGTGGATGCCGGCCGCGGCGTCGAGGTGCTCGCCGACGCGTTCTCCGGCCCGCTGTTCTACGCCGCCCTCGAACTGTGGGTGGCTGCCCGCACCGACCCGGTCCTGTTCGAGGCGACGGTCCCGCTGGAGCGGAAGGTCACCGACGCGCTGCGTCGCGGGTCGGCGGAGGTGTTCGGCGATCGGTTCGACTCCGACGCCATCGAGCTCAGTATCGAATTGGTTCGCGGTCTGGCGGTGTCGGCGCTGTTCCGCACCCCCGAGGCCGAACAGTCACTACGCGCGCGGCTGTTGCCCGTGTGGGAATCGAAGGTGGAGAAGTCGTGA
- a CDS encoding flavin-containing monooxygenase, whose amino-acid sequence MNLPQHVHTLIVGAGFAGMGLAARILQTQPQADVLIIERGDDVGGTWRDNTYPGCACDVPTSLYSYSFAPSADWSHTFARQPEIHRYLKKVAADTGVRSRVVTDCELQEAHWDDGEAVWTVRTSRGTLTADVVVAATGALSTPSVPDMPGLETFGGTTFHSATWNHDHDLAGKRVAVIGTGASAVQFVPEIAPAAGHLTVFQRTPAWVIPRLDRELPDSEKALYRRFPLVQKAVRGSVYSFREALGGVLAHATGLLPVFEMVARAHLRRQVRDPDLRRRLTPNFTIGCKRMLLSNDWLRTLDRPDVTLVDAGLAGVTPDGVVDAVGNEHKVDTIIFATGFTPTEPPVAHALRGANGRTLAEHWSGSPSAYKGTTVAGFPNLFLMYGPNTNLGHSSIVYMLESQSAYIADALTAMRHSGIATFEVTEEAQRRYNTRIQSELRTTVWNKGGCSSWYYDSEGRNSVQWPTFTWRFRSQLQRFDRENYVSRRKAARESVA is encoded by the coding sequence GTGAATCTTCCGCAGCACGTACACACCCTCATCGTGGGGGCGGGTTTCGCCGGAATGGGACTGGCGGCGCGCATCCTGCAGACGCAGCCGCAGGCCGACGTCCTGATCATCGAGCGCGGCGACGACGTCGGCGGCACGTGGCGCGACAACACGTACCCGGGGTGCGCGTGCGACGTCCCGACGTCGCTGTACTCGTACTCGTTCGCGCCCAGCGCCGATTGGAGTCACACGTTCGCCCGCCAGCCCGAGATCCATCGCTATCTGAAGAAGGTCGCGGCCGACACCGGTGTCCGGTCCCGCGTGGTCACCGATTGCGAACTGCAGGAAGCGCACTGGGACGACGGCGAAGCCGTGTGGACCGTCCGGACGAGCCGCGGGACGCTGACGGCCGACGTCGTGGTGGCCGCGACCGGTGCGCTGTCGACGCCCAGCGTCCCGGACATGCCCGGGCTCGAGACCTTCGGCGGCACCACGTTCCATTCGGCGACGTGGAACCACGACCACGACCTCGCCGGGAAGCGCGTGGCCGTCATCGGCACCGGCGCGTCGGCGGTGCAGTTCGTGCCGGAGATCGCACCGGCCGCCGGGCACCTCACCGTGTTCCAGCGCACCCCCGCGTGGGTGATCCCGCGGCTCGACCGCGAGTTGCCGGACTCGGAAAAGGCTCTCTACCGGCGATTTCCGCTGGTGCAGAAGGCTGTCCGCGGGTCGGTGTACAGCTTCCGGGAAGCACTGGGCGGGGTGCTCGCGCACGCCACCGGGCTGCTGCCGGTATTCGAGATGGTGGCCAGGGCGCACCTGCGCAGGCAGGTGCGGGATCCCGATTTGCGCCGGAGGCTCACGCCGAATTTCACGATCGGCTGCAAGCGGATGCTGCTGTCGAACGACTGGCTCCGGACCCTCGACCGTCCCGACGTCACGCTCGTCGACGCCGGACTCGCCGGGGTCACACCGGACGGCGTCGTCGATGCGGTGGGCAACGAGCACAAGGTCGACACCATCATCTTCGCGACCGGCTTCACACCGACGGAACCGCCTGTGGCGCATGCGTTGCGCGGTGCAAACGGCCGCACCCTCGCCGAGCACTGGAGCGGAAGCCCGAGTGCGTACAAGGGGACCACCGTCGCCGGATTCCCCAATCTGTTCCTGATGTACGGGCCCAACACCAATCTCGGCCACAGTTCCATCGTCTACATGCTCGAATCGCAGTCGGCGTACATCGCCGACGCGTTGACAGCGATGCGCCACAGCGGAATCGCCACGTTCGAGGTCACCGAGGAGGCGCAGCGCCGATACAACACCCGGATCCAGTCCGAACTGCGGACCACCGTCTGGAACAAGGGCGGCTGCTCGAGCTGGTACTACGACTCCGAGGGACGGAACTCCGTCCAGTGGCCGACGTTCACCTGGAGGTTCCGCTCGCAGTTGCAGCGCTTCGACCGGGAGAACTACGTATCCCGGCGCAAGGCGGCGCGGGAGAGCGTCGCATGA
- a CDS encoding FAD-dependent oxidoreductase produces the protein MTHYDVVVVGSGFGGSVAALRLTEKGYRVGVLEAGRRFADDELPETSWRLRRYLWAPWLGCYGVQRIHLLPDVLVMAGAGVGGGSLNYANTLYQPPRRFFEDRQWAHITDWQAELAPYYEQAKRMLGVTTNPSFTPADAVMREVAEEMGAGATFTSTPVGVFFGEPGARVADPFFGGQGPDRTGCTECGSCMTGCRVGAKNTLVKNYLHLAEKAGARVHPLTTVKELRPRPGGGYELWTRRTDGIRKREHTFTADQVVVAAGTYGTARLLLAMKESGALPRLSPRLGSVVRTNSEAVLAATARNRDTDFTKGVAITSSFHPDDHTHIEPVRYGKGSNAIGLLQTVLSDGGGRTPRLLKTVGVALRRPGAFARSLSVRHWSERTVIALVMQTDDNSLELAKGKGRFGRAVTSRPGPGDPPPEWIPQGHTAIRKVADRIGGDPGGSFADVVNIPMTAHFLGGCAIGDSPDTGVVDPYLRAYGHDGLHVADGSVVSANLGVNPSLTITAQAERAFALWPNKGEKDTRPEPGKPYVRIAPSPPRSPVVPAGAPGALRLPLTVVNRRETTDVERA, from the coding sequence ATGACGCACTACGACGTGGTCGTCGTCGGCTCCGGTTTCGGCGGCAGCGTCGCGGCACTCCGGCTCACCGAGAAGGGCTACCGGGTCGGCGTTCTCGAGGCAGGCAGGCGCTTCGCCGACGACGAACTGCCCGAAACGAGCTGGAGGTTGCGGCGCTACCTGTGGGCGCCGTGGCTGGGCTGTTACGGCGTGCAGCGAATCCACCTCCTCCCCGACGTCCTGGTCATGGCCGGGGCCGGGGTCGGCGGCGGTTCGCTCAACTACGCGAACACGCTGTACCAGCCGCCGCGCCGATTCTTCGAGGACCGGCAGTGGGCGCACATCACCGACTGGCAGGCGGAGCTGGCCCCGTACTACGAGCAGGCGAAGCGGATGCTGGGGGTGACGACCAATCCGTCGTTCACCCCCGCCGACGCCGTCATGCGCGAGGTCGCCGAGGAGATGGGCGCCGGTGCGACGTTCACGTCCACACCGGTGGGTGTCTTCTTCGGCGAACCGGGGGCGCGGGTGGCCGACCCGTTCTTCGGCGGGCAGGGTCCCGACCGGACGGGGTGCACCGAGTGCGGCAGTTGTATGACGGGTTGCCGTGTGGGAGCGAAGAACACGCTCGTCAAGAATTACCTCCATCTCGCGGAGAAGGCGGGCGCCCGGGTCCATCCGCTGACGACGGTGAAGGAATTGCGACCCCGGCCTGGCGGCGGCTACGAGTTGTGGACCCGCCGCACCGACGGAATCCGCAAGCGGGAGCACACGTTCACCGCCGACCAGGTGGTGGTCGCTGCCGGCACGTACGGTACCGCCCGGCTGCTGCTGGCGATGAAGGAATCCGGTGCGCTGCCACGGTTGTCGCCGCGGCTGGGGTCGGTGGTGCGCACCAACTCGGAGGCGGTGCTCGCGGCCACGGCCAGGAACCGCGACACCGACTTCACAAAGGGCGTGGCCATCACGTCCTCGTTCCACCCGGATGATCACACCCACATCGAGCCGGTGCGGTACGGCAAGGGCAGCAACGCGATCGGACTGTTGCAGACCGTCCTCAGCGACGGCGGCGGCCGGACGCCGCGGTTGCTGAAAACGGTCGGCGTCGCGCTGCGCCGCCCCGGGGCGTTCGCCCGCAGCCTGTCGGTGCGGCACTGGTCGGAGCGCACCGTTATCGCGCTCGTGATGCAGACGGACGACAATTCGCTCGAACTCGCCAAGGGGAAGGGTCGGTTCGGGCGCGCGGTCACCAGCCGTCCGGGGCCCGGGGATCCGCCGCCCGAATGGATCCCGCAGGGTCACACGGCGATCAGGAAGGTGGCCGATCGGATCGGGGGAGACCCGGGCGGTTCGTTCGCCGACGTCGTCAACATTCCGATGACCGCGCATTTCCTCGGGGGATGCGCCATCGGGGACTCGCCGGACACCGGTGTCGTCGACCCCTACCTGCGTGCATACGGGCACGATGGGCTGCACGTGGCCGACGGGTCGGTGGTGAGCGCGAACCTCGGCGTCAACCCGTCGCTCACCATCACCGCTCAGGCCGAGCGCGCATTCGCGCTGTGGCCCAACAAGGGCGAGAAGGACACTCGGCCCGAGCCCGGCAAGCCATACGTACGTATCGCACCGTCGCCGCCCCGGAGTCCGGTGGTGCCCGCCGGCGCGCCCGGCGCGCTGCGGCTTCCACTGACGGTCGTGAACCGAAGGGAGACAACCGATGTGGAGCGTGCCTGA